The proteins below are encoded in one region of Helianthus annuus cultivar XRQ/B chromosome 2, HanXRQr2.0-SUNRISE, whole genome shotgun sequence:
- the LOC110888134 gene encoding rRNA-processing protein EBP2-like, with translation MKEKSAINELTKLEEFVETRNDWYTKEVKQKKKGGKRTPKVQTEEGSSSQLQKKRKKKAVETMLVDEPEEDETEANVEEDHERLSPETEQLMKSIDDTLEAEKAASKKVVDDDDKSLSGSENDIDAEVDRWIKENFDPREREQQKKRKRSTDDDDETYVPPENVQVVSPPSFGEDITLEKLDDFSFVNDDLVKKLQKKVDEVSSEKKKLEKCVKAVESENSSLLKKVEAYRFDIYILKVRIAVLEEEKARRDEQNEYFKLKNKEL, from the exons ATGAAAGAAAAGAGTGCAATCAATGAATTGACGAAGTTAGAAGAGTTCGTTGAAACGCGAAATGATTGGTACACAAAAGAAGTAAAACAAAagaagaaaggtggaaagagaaCTCCGAAAGTTCAAACTGAAGAAGGTTCATCCTCTCAACTGCAAAAGAAGCGTAAAAAGAAAGCAGTTGAAACAATGTTGGTTGATGAACCGGAAGAAGATGAAACAGAAGCTAACGTTGAAGAAGATCATGAACGTTTATCTCCTGAAACTGAGCAATTGATGAAATCTATTGATGATACTTTAGAAGCTGAGAAAGCAGCTAGCAAGAAGgtagttgatgatgatgataaaagTTTATCTGGTTCTGAAAATGATATTGATGCTGAAGTTGATCGGTGGATTAAAGAAAACTTTGATCCAAGAGAGAGAGAgcaacaaaagaaaagaaagaggagTACGGATGACGATGATGAAACTTATGTTCCTCCAGAAAATGTTCAAGTTGTATCACCACCATCTTTTGGAG AGGATATAACTCTTGAAAAGCTTGATGATTTTAGCTTCGTAAATGATGATCTTGTGAAGAAGTTACAAAAGAAGGTAGATGAAGTGTCAAGTGAGAAAAAGAAGTTGGAAAAATGTGTGAAGGCTGTTGAATCTGAAAATTCATCTTTGTTGAAGAAAGTTGAAGCTTATCGATTTGATATATATATTCTGAAAGTTCGCATAGCTGTTTTGGAAGAAGAAAAGGCTCGTAGGGATGAGCAGAATGAATATTTCAAGTTGAAAAATAAAGAATTGTAG